TCATTGTGTGCTTGAGAGCAAGTCATTTCTTGAAAAGATGACCGTCCTTGAACATACAATTCCTTTCTTTCTGCCAATACGAGAAGTAGAAAATGATCTTCTTTCTTCTAATGCCATGGTAAGTTGGTTGCATATCTGGTTTTTACTTGATAAGATAATGGTATTAGATCAGTTCTTAgttaatatttttctttatctATCTACTTTCAGAGATTTATAGATCATATTGGAGAATTATTGCAGGCTTATGTGGACAGACGGGAACAGGTAATATTAATGCTGTCATGTTTCTTATATGAAATATTACTTTTTTATCTTCCCAAATGAGAAGTTCTCTTGTTAGACCATGTTTTGTTTCTTGAAGCACTTGTTTGCTCCACCATTGCAGGTTCGGCTCGTTAAGGAGTTGTATGGAAATCAAATAGGAGAGCTGTATCATAGTCTTCCGTACCACATGATTGAATTTGTACTGGAAGATTCTGATTGGTTGGTCCACTTTGCATTCTGGAGATATCTATACTTTCTGCATATTTTCATAGTGATATGTTGGTTTTTGAACACTATTTTAAGTTTGTGGTTTCCTGTAGATAGATGATGCTTCAGTCTTAATTTTCAACTATTATGTTTGTATTTAATGCAGCAAGGTGACAGTAAGCCTTAGATATCCAGACCTTGTTTCTGTACTTCCAACACGAGTAAAAGTTCTAGCATGGCCAATGCATCAATATAAGAAGAGCCATACGAGCTCAGCTGGAGCAATGGGTTCCCAACCTATTCCAGCTCGTTTGTCTTATGCAGAGGATGCCTTGAGAACCATGAGCTTACCAGAAGGTATcacttttgctttttttttctgcTTTGTGATGAGTGGATAACTAATgtgatttcattttcttttgagtTTTTCCACTCACACCTGGTTTGCTTGCTTGGTTGTATCATCAGCATATGCGGAGATTGTGTTGAATTTACAACAAGCCCTGCAGCAAATGTTTCAGGGGGGAAGCCCTTGTTAGCACTTCACTTCAGTTCATTTCCTTTTCAGTATTGTGTGTACAAAAGTTGTATGGTTTGTATAGGATGATGACATATACTTGTGAATCATTGGCTACTATTGGTTTTCCATAATTCAGTTAGTAGTATTGAGGAATAACATTCCTCGAATTTTTAAACATTAAGGCATTGTGCTTCTTTTCGACTTTCTATATTGCCCACGATTTTGCTTTTGCAATTTGTTCAATGAAAATGTCTTCTCGAAACAGAaaggaaggaaaataaaaatgaagaaaagtGTGGACTTGGGAGGAAGAAGCGGGTAAGCAGGCGGCTATTATGAAAGCTGGTGTTACTATTATgctgttaaaaaagaaaaaaagaggaatTCCCTCAGTTGCATAAAGAAAAGAGAGTAACAACGGAACATAATAATGGTTCCAACATttaggaaaaaggaaaatgaccCTAAATCCCGACTATCTACTACTACCGCTcctatattaattaaaataatattatcttcGATCTCCTTTGCTcctcataataataaataaatactatAAACTTCTAAACTGTATAGTGCTGCTGAATCGTATCGATATCAAGTCCCTTCAG
The genomic region above belongs to Gossypium hirsutum isolate 1008001.06 chromosome D05, Gossypium_hirsutum_v2.1, whole genome shotgun sequence and contains:
- the LOC107906772 gene encoding centromere protein O isoform X2, which gives rise to MIFERLQREFEAARASQSQEINLDGEQWNDGLLATVREQVHMEADRKTTSGDANDMPTSHFQEKVTYRVGNKVICCLEGTRIGILYETSFAGEPCELYHCVLESKSFLEKMTVLEHTIPFFLPIREVENDLLSSNAMRFIDHIGELLQAYVDRREQVRLVKELYGNQIGELYHSLPYHMIEFVLEDSDCKVTVSLRYPDLVSVLPTRVKVLAWPMHQYKKSHTSSAGAMGSQPIPARLSYAEDALRTMSLPEAYAEIVLNLQQALQQMFQGGSPC
- the LOC107906772 gene encoding centromere protein O isoform X1, with translation MGEVNFMQEEDIRLETTRARFANVVKRHAQLTERLSRDSDKMIFERLQREFEAARASQSQEINLDGEQWNDGLLATVREQVHMEADRKTTSGDANDMPTSHFQEKVTYRVGNKVICCLEGTRIGILYETSFAGEPCELYHCVLESKSFLEKMTVLEHTIPFFLPIREVENDLLSSNAMRFIDHIGELLQAYVDRREQVRLVKELYGNQIGELYHSLPYHMIEFVLEDSDCKVTVSLRYPDLVSVLPTRVKVLAWPMHQYKKSHTSSAGAMGSQPIPARLSYAEDALRTMSLPEAYAEIVLNLQQALQQMFQGGSPC